The following is a genomic window from Dioscorea cayenensis subsp. rotundata cultivar TDr96_F1 chromosome 10, TDr96_F1_v2_PseudoChromosome.rev07_lg8_w22 25.fasta, whole genome shotgun sequence.
gttaCAATTAGCATTAAActaattctttataattttaaaacatatttatataaatatgaaacaaATTACCAATCTATCCGCATGGGAAGCATGAGAAATGAAGCCTCCTGTGTGCCGTGATATACCAGATCCAGGTCCTGCAATCTCAGTGAGTCGGTTTGCGGTAGCTTTCTCACACCTAATTTTAAATTCCGGAGAATTCCATGCCTCAGTCCATGTTTTCCATGCAGAGTCAAACacatgcattgatttttctttccccTTTCTCAAACTACACATCAATGCTCTATACCGTTTTGCAGCTTTACGTTGACATGCCATCTTAATAGTAGTTGACATTGACTCATCCCATACAAAGAATTTCTGTAGTttataataaacaaacatacatattatatataattatcgatttaaaaatactaaccaatgttttatattaaattactaatgtttgctaattataattatactAAAATACTAACAATAATATCTAGATTATGGAAAATGACaccatataattaataattcaataaaagtTAGTTCCACAAGCAACATCAATTACTTGCTTTGCCAACATCAAAACAATCATGATAATGATTTTCAAATTCGCTAACAATTAACAATTTAAGTACTAAGCAATAATATTTGGATGATGCCGATGACATAATCCCAATTAACAAATAATCTCTAGGTTATTGAAATTAAACCTatacaattaatatttaattgaaaaattaacgttacaatttatttatcctcacaaacaacatcaattatttatttctacCAACATGCTAAGGatttataaattcaataaacattacaaataaaagcaaacaagttttctttaaatattatataaatctacCTGAAATTCATTCCAATAGAAGTCCTTTGTCTCCTTAGAGACATTCTTCCAGCTATATCCATTCTCATCCATTCTTTCCTTAAAGATGAATGTAATTTTTTGAGCACAGACATCTGAGGGATGTAATCTACAAATATACAAAgacaatgaataaattaaatgactcatcatcaacaattgtacataaaaatatagCAACTTTAATACTTACATTCCATTCACTAGTTTTATGCGTGGTCTCCTTGACTCATCAAGAGCAAGGGGCAAGCAATCCATGGATGATGTCGTAGTATCTCTAGCATCCATAGTAGGTTCACCATTAGGGGTAACCCCTCCACTAGCACAAGGAGTAGAagcagaagatgatgatgatcccACATAAGCATTGGCAACAGATGATTGTAATGGTCGCGGCAATACATTAGGTGCAAAAGTAACTAGAGTTGGAGCATCACGTGCTATCGAATGTAAACTATCATAATGTTCACCATGCACGGGCCGACTCCTCTGATCTGTGGGTGAACCCATATGCCTCAACTGATCAGATGAACCTCTGTAACTTGAACCTCCTTTATGACCCGTTCCTCTCATGCTGCTTAAACATGTATTGTTATATAAGaacatatacaaatacatatcagaagaaattaaaaagcaatttatgctattattattattattattattattattattattcgttTCATTACTTTCAAgagttttataaaatatcttACCTTAATTTATTCACTActactttcaatttcatcaaactcatcatcttcatcattgctttcggattcaaatataggatcatcttcaatctcaacgtcttcatcatcaatttcAATCAATTCTCCACTTGGATCATTTAGAGGTTGTTCTTCATCGTCAACATTGATTTGTATAGATGACACTTCCATTTCATCTTGCTGAAAAGGTTCTTCATATGATGTTGATGTTTTCAGTTGAACTTGTTTAGGAAGCTCTACAACATATCTAGCTTTTACTTTGAATACTGCCCACCAGTCAGCCTTGTCACGTTTTAAACTAGGATATGTTGCATAATTAACTTGAATTGCTTGGGAGGCAAGAACAAATGGTTCATATTTGTTGAAGAACCGCTTATGATTGACATCCACGAGTTTATATTGTTGATGACATTTTGTACCCACCTTTGGTGTTGAATCAAACCAATCACATTTAAACAAGATTGTTCGCTTAATTGGTAATCCCGGGTACTCCAAGCATAAAAACCTCAACTAATTGTCCATAGTAATCATTTTCATCTGTAGTATAATTTGTGTCCCTTTACACATACACCACTATTCATTATTGTACTATTTGGGCAATAAGTTTTTGTGTGAAATTTGTAGCCATTTACTATGCACCCATTATAAGACTCTGTAACTCCTTAATGGACCTTTTgataagtccttcaagaattggtTGGAAATACTTTTGGAAGGATCATGAGCAAACCGGTGAAACCATGCTGGAAattcatgttctattttttcATCAACATGTCTATCATCAATGTGCTGATTCTCTACAATTAACTCATCAACAAAGATCCTGATACATTAAAATAGAAGCTTATATTACTATATAGAGAGAGGTGAACTACGTAAtcttcttaataaaaaaataagtagtcATACTTGGTGAATGGTTGCACTTCCGGACAATTTAATAAGATGTACATTTGTGCTGCtgcatattcatcttcattaagatatttaatttttccttttcccaATGTTTTACCGGGTCGTGTGAAAATTGATAAGTTGCCAAAATGTTCTTCTACATcttcaccaccatcatcattacgGGGTGTCTTTTCGATGCCTCGTCCTTACATATGGTTCAAAATAATGTGCTCAAAATGATGTTGCTTCCTCAACTAAGTAGGCATTGCATATGGAGCCTTCAACAACTCTTGCTTTATTTCTCACATTCTTTTTCAGTTTTCTGAGATAtctacaaatttatatatatatatatatatatatatatatatatatatatatatatatataacgagtCAATTGATATGATTCAAGTAAAGAGTGCACAACAACTATTTAAACGTTTTACCTCTCAAATGGATACATCCATCGATACTGTACTAGACCCGCAATCCATGCTTCATAAGCCAAATGCACCGGAAGATGCTCCATTGAATCAAAAAAGCTTGGGGAAATATATGCTCTAGTTTACATATAATTAGAGGAATTTATTTCATTAAGCCTTagcatgttttcttcttggagtaCAGTCGAAGTGAGCTCcctaaaaaaattactcatttcTGTTAATGCCTGCCAAACACTTGATGGAAGCAATTCCCGGAATGCTATTGGAAGTAATCTCTGCATGAAGACATGACAATCATGACTTTTCATACCAAAAAGCTTTAGCTTTCGCACATCAACACAACGGCCTATGTTTGACACATATCCATTCGGGAATTTAAGATTGCGAAGCCATTCACAAAGCACAATTTTTGATTTCTTATTAAGAGTGTAGCATGCTTTTGGATACTTTCCGGTAGCATCATCTTTTGTTAAGGCATGCCGACAACAAAattccttcaaatcttccctAGATTTAGCATTATCTTTACTCCTCCCTTCTACATTCATAACAGTGTTGAATATCTTGtcaaatacatttttttcaatgtgcaTAACATCAAGATTGTGTTGAATGAGATTTGTCCGCCAATAAGGTAACTCCCAAAGAATACTCTGTTTTCTTCAACCACTGATCTTAGCAATGCGGCTATTAATCTCATGTGCACCGGAATCTACAACACTCCTTAGGCCCAAATCTTCCATTTCTTTCAAGATCTCATCACCAGATGGAATAGTAGGAGCTGTCTTTGTTACTATTCTATTTTTCCGAAAAGCTGTTTTGTTTCTTCTGAATGGATAATTGTGAGGTAAGAACTTACGATGATTATCAAACCAAGATTGTTTCCCACCTTTTGTTAGAGTGAATGCATCTGAATCTTGTTTGCAATATGGACAAGCAGTCCTACCCGCAGTGCTCCACCCGGACAACATTGAATATGCTGGAAAATCACTTATGGTCCACATAAGAGTAGCATgcatttcaaaattatttttttctttgatgtatCATATGTCTCAACACCAACTTCCCACAAATGCTTCAATTCTGCAATTAGGGGCTGCAAATACGCATCCAACATATCCTTTAGATTTCTAGGACCATGAACTATTATAGTTAAAAACATATACTcctctttcatgcatatagaaGGGGGTAAATTGTACGGAGTGAGTATTACTGACCAAGAAGAATATTGTTGACCTAACTGCCCAAAAGGTTGAAATCCATCAGTACACAATCCCAATCTTACATTTCGACTCTCTGATGCAAATGAAGGATGTGTACTATTAAAATGCTTCCATGTAGGACTATCAGAACAATGACGCATAACCCCTTCTTCCGACTCATGTTCTGCATGCCATCTCATTTCCTTTGCTGTCGTATTTGATGCATACAAACTTTGTAGCCTTGCGGTTAAATGAAAGTAGTACATCTTCTTGTATGGgatatttttttgacttttggATGAACCAACTCTTCATTGCTTATATCTAGGAAATTGACAAAGTTTGCAACTCATTAATTCACTATCTTCTCCCCAGTATATCATGCACCCATTAGAACAACAATGAATCTTCTCAACTAGTAGACCTAATCCTTGAACTAACTTCTTTGTGTTGTAGAAGTTATCTGGCATCACATTATTAGTTGGTAataattctttcaaaaactgGCAAAAGTCATCAAAGCATCTCTCTGTCAAATGATGTTATGCTTTCATGTTTAAGATTCTTGCAACAACCGATAATTATGAATGATTTTCACAACCTAGCCACGCTTCCTGATTAGCAGCTCTTAGcatttcaaacaattttttagCCGCTGCATTTGGAGGTTCCTCTGTATTAGTATGAGAGAAATCAGGACCTACAACGTCCATAACCATTTGTTGGCATAGATTTGCGAAAGTATTTCAACGcccaaaatatattcatttccCACATCTTGTCCATGAGTATTACTATCAGACATAGAAGGTTCTCCCTGGAGAACCCACAAATAGTAGTACGGTACAAATCTATACTTCATTAGATGATATCTAACGGTGTCTTCCATGTGAAAAGCTCAATTTTGGCACTTGCGATGATTACATGGGCACTTAATTTTGATACCATCCATACACTCTGGATGCATTTTTGCAAAATCGATGAACTCATTTATTACTCGCAAGAAATTGGAATTCAAAAGTCCATCCTTAAGCCTAGCATACATCCAACTCCTATTTGCAGCCATGTTACTAATAGTTCTGTgttaaaaatgtaaaatcagTCAACACACTCATTTTATCATTAGCCCTTAAATTCATtaactaaaaaacaaacaaaaatgagaataaaatggTCATATAAAAGCTAAGTTGTTAGCTAATATCAACTAAAAATGTACAATTGACCCATTAGGATAACTATTTTTAAACATCAATAATTGGTCCATTTATATAGCTCACTTGTGCAATAGTTTGTTAACAAGATCCTTTTAAGAAATACATCAtgcaaaaaacaaatatgattttcaCAGGAAAAAGGCGATACCTTCTCTTTAACAACAAATAGTTGAGAACTAAACTACTTTCGCCCCCTCAAATCGcacaaaatgcaaataaaactgCAGAACAAAGGAAAATGGTTAGAATTAGAGgtctaactaataaaaatttaaataaattagaaaaaaatagatttggGGTAGCActaattataaacaaattaataaataatcgaCCGATAGATGTcacagtaaaaataaaaaaataaaaactgttTTTgagataaagcaaaaaaaattatttaataaaaatcaaaagaaattatacgtttatttagtattttgattttttttttatagaataatGTGAGAAAAAATTTAGATAGCGGAtcctaaataattaaaaatagtggaaattgccaaaataaccccctaagtttctaatatttccaaaaacaccccattaatttgggaatccctaaaaaccccttccttttaaatacaatgaatttgaaacccctcaagcatttaatggagttagttttaaatattttggacgaaattatcccttgcatgggaagttgtggcaagtgagacgtggtttgaccataacgccctttgctgcaataattttttctctttaagaGGAATccgtttttttttcttggttaatcccccagagaacaccattattggtcctggtttctttttttctctcttcatctcttcatctcttcaactttttcctttttcaaagtTGTCGTTACCTGGACATCTTCTGTAGGATTGGACCACTGCCTCGAAGAAGAACTCCCACTCAACTCTttggcatttcattagtttgcacTCAAGGTCATCGAGGCGAGGTGGATGCCGTTGAAGATGTTGTGCagctttcattttgttttgatattcgtgggtttctttttagtttgatttctaaagtattctattagaaagagaaatttttcggtttcatggtgtgattattggatgatcttgtagtttgtaggAAGATTTTTCGACAagagttttgtttgtttttttatttttcgctTTGTGTACATAATCAAAAGCGATAATATTGTGTTGAaggagatttttcgattgttttGCAATTTCATTGTGATGTCCGACTCGATCCACATTTGTCTAGGACGGCCaggtttaattttgaatgtaaatattgttattttcgCTTTAACTATCGATTGTTCTATTTAAGtttcaaaaatttatgtttaaatatcaatgtttcgcTTTAACTACGTACGGgctttctatttaaatttcatcatttctttttaaatttgcatttatttatgaaaacgatattcataaataacgagcaaattgtataataatatgcgatagtttgtggcaaacatatgtaacgaatataagtaattatttatgcttagttggcgatagttctttgcaagatctacgattgtgtccgcactcgtggtagtgaaataagttttttaaatgattagcgccTACAacacgttgtccgacatgcaatgacaaaacttcaaaatgatctaacgagtaaggaaggcctactaaaccgtcaggGTGGCCCTGAGGGTAGACGGATACGCTCGTaaaatccgaatacctactaaaatcatttctgtttaaactaaaactggatatatttaaacagagacataatattttaaacagagacttgataaatttaaacggaaacatttatgcttaaataaaaaattgtataattttaaacggaaacaaggacatgacaataatagttaagaaaaaacataagttttaagcggaaactgagataattaatcaataattaacttgtacaactatgtttatgtttaaatatcattgtttcattttaaatttgcgtttgtttatgaaaacgatattcataaataacgagcaaaatgtacaataatatgcgatagtttgtggcaaacatatgtaacgaatataagttatcatttatgcttagttggcgatagtttctttgcaagatctacgatgtgtccgcactcgtcatagtgaagtgagttttttaaatgattagcacctacaaaacgttgtccgacatgcaatgacaaaacttcaaaatgatc
Proteins encoded in this region:
- the LOC120270049 gene encoding uncharacterized protein LOC120270049 → MRGTGHKGGSSYRGSSDQLRHMGSPTDQRSRPVHGEHYDSLHSIARDAPTLVTFAPNVLPRPLQSSVANAYVGSSSSSASTPCASGGVTPNGEPTMDARDTTTSSMDCLPLALDESRRPRIKLVNGILHPSDVCAQKITFIFKERMDENGYSWKNVSKETKDFYWNEFQKFFVWDESMSTTIKMACQRKAAKRYRALMCSLRKGKEKSMHVFDSAWKTWTEAWNSPEFKIRCEKATANRLTEIAGPGSGISRHTGGFISHASHADRLRSRLGCDPRPLSFLK